Sequence from the Flexistipes sp. genome:
CTGTACATGAGATTGTCTATATTTTTGATGATATTGTCCAAGTTCTCAGAAGTGTTTTTGCAAAAAACAGCTCCGATGCTTATTGTTACAGGGATTTGTTTACAATCTTCCTTAATATTTAAATTTCTTGCCGCTTCCAGCAGCTTTGAGACAATTGCCGGCATATCCGCTTCTTTTTGACCGGGGAAAATACAGATGAACTCTTCTCCCCCGAAACGCCCGATAATATCAGATTTGCGGACAGAGTTTTTTATTGCTTCTGTTAATTTTATTAATACCCTGTCACCCACATCGTGGCCGTGCCGGTCGTTTATATTTTTAAAATGGTCGATATCCCACAAAGCTACCCCAAAGCTGTGACCGTAACGTCCGGCATTATAGTTGACATGCTCCAGCTGTTCCATGAAAAAACGTCTGTTATAAAGGCCGGTCAAAGAATCGGTGGTTGCTTTTTTGAATAACTGTCTGTTTGTTTTCTCCAAATCATCGTACAGTTTTTTTGTTTTAATGTTGCTTGTTACCCTCAGTATTGCTTCTTCTGCTGAAAACGGTTTGAGGATGTAGTCGTTTGCACCGTGAAGAAGAAGTGTTCTCATGAATGAGCTTTCTCTTGAAGATGCCAGTATTAGGATAGGGACATTTTTCAGAGAATTTTTATGCCGAAGTTCTTTTGTAAGCTCCATTCCGTCCATCTTTTTCATAAACAAATCTGCGATGATAATATCAGGGGTATTGTTTTTTAAATTTTTGAGAAGCTCGGAAGGCTCAGAAAACGTTGACACAGTTATCCCGGTGGATTTGAGAATATTTTCGAGAAACTGTGTTTCCGCTATATCGTTATCAACTATCCATGCCGATGAGCCGCTGATATCTGAAATTGATATAATTTCAACAATTTCATCCACATATTTGACAAAATCCTCATTTACTTTTGACTTCTCCAGGAAATCTATGGCGCCTGCACCGAAAGCTTTGAATTTCAGTGTTTCGTCATTTTCATTTGAGGTTAATACAATTACAGGTACCGAGCGGAATTTTTTTCTTTTTTGCATGTATTCGCAAAGATCAAGTCCAACACCATCCTGCAGTTCGTATGAAATGATTACAAGAGAGGGGAGAAATTCATCCAGTATATCTTTTGCTTCTGAATATGAATTAGCGGTCAATATTTTGTATTTACCCTTCAGATAGTTCTCCAAAACAAATCTTGACACTTTGGAAGGGTCTGCTATAAGGATATACTTTTTCACCGCAACCTCTGTTTTAGTCAAAGATGGTTTAAATAAAATACAATCATATACATTTTGGAGGAAAAATGTCAACAAGAGTTAGATTTGCTCCCAGTCCTACCGGACATCTGCATGTGGGAAATGCCAGAACCGCCCTTTTTAATTATCTTTATGCAGCCTCAAAAAAGGGAAAATTTATTCTCAGAATAGAGGACACCGATTTGCAGCGCTCCTCAATGGAAAATGAAGAAATGATATACGAAGATATGAAATGGCTGGGATTTTACTGGGATGAAGGACCCCGAAAAGGCGGTGAATATGGCCCGTACAGACAGACGGAGCGGTTTGATCTGTATAAAAAGTATGCGGATAAACTGCTTGAGAATGGTTACGCATATAAATGCTTCTGTTCAAAGGAGGAGCTTGAAAAGGAGAAGGAGAAAGCTTTGGCCGAGGGCAGACCGCCCAGATACAGCGGGAAATGCAGGAATTTATCCGAAGGTGAAATTGAGAAACTTGAGAATAGAGGGATAAAACCTTCAATCCGGTTTAGAGTTAATAAAGAGAATGTGCTTGTGAGTGATGAAATCAGAGGGGATATTGACTTTAAAACCGATTCGTTCGGCGATTTTATCATAGTAAGGCCTGACGGCACACCGGTTTATAATTTTGTTGTTGTGATCGATGATGCGCTTATGAATATCTCCCATGTAATCCGGGGAGACGATCACCTGAGCAATACGCCGAAGCAGGTTCTTATGTTTGAGGCTATGGGGTTTGATATACCCAAATTTGCCCATATACCGATGATATTGGGACCGGACCATTCCAAACTGAGCAAAAGGCACGGTGTTACCAGTATTAACGCGTTCAGGGATCAGGGATATCTGTCTGAAGCTTTGTTTAATTACCTTGCACTTTTAAGCTGGTCAGATGAAAACGAAAGGGAAATTTTATCAAGTGAGGAGCTCGCCGAAGTCTTCAGCCTTGAAAGGGTTTCCAAAAGTGCTGCTGTCTTTGATTTTGAGAAGCTGAAATGGATGAACGGTATATATATCAGAAATCTTGACGAAGATGATTTCTTTGAGAGGGTAAAACCGTTTATTGTTAAATCGGGAACGACCGACATACATTATATTGATGAAAATTCTGAGAGGGTGAAACAGATGGCTCTTTCCGTAAGGGACAACCTTGACCTGCTATCTGATATCGGAGATTATCTTAAGATTTATTTTGAGTATCCTGAGACTTTTGATGAGGAAGCTTCGGAAATTTTATCATGGGAAACAACACCTGTTGTGATTAATATGCTTAAGGAAGAAGTTGAAAAAGCAGAAGAAATTGACGGAGTAAAATATAAAGAGATTGTGAAAAAGATACAGAAAGAGAAGAAAATCAAAGGGAAACCGCTTTTCATGGCAATTCGGGTTGGTCTCAGCGGTAAAACAAAAGGCCCTGAAGTGGATAAGCTTGCCACACTCCTGGACAAAGATGAGGTTTTGAAACGTCTGGCAAGGGTTTCCGCTCATTTTAGCGAGTGACAGATGCTGAAAGTAGGAATTATAGGCCGGCCTAATGTCGGAAAATCAACACTTTTTAATAAAATCACAGGCAGCAGATCAGCTATTGTAAATGATATGCCCGGTGTGACCCGGGACAGACTGGAAAAAGTCACCGAATGGCTGGGAGTCAGATTCACAGTAGTGGATTCGGCCGGTTTTGATCTCAAAGAAGAAATCATAAAAAAAGAGATGCAGCAACAATTCTTCACTCTTCTGGATGAGGTGGATGTATGTCTGCTGATGGTTGATGTAACAGAAGGTGTGCATTCATTGGATGAAATAGTATGCAACCTGCTAAGGGAAAAGGGTAAAACGTTTTTTCTTGTGGTAAACAAAGTTGACAGTGAAAAAAGGGAGTATCTTGCAAGCGAATTTTACAGGCTCGGAGTCTCAGAGATGTTTCTCATCAGCTCAGAACACGGAAGAAATGTTGACATGCTTCTGGACAGGATTCTGGATGAAGCTCAGAAATACGAGCAGGAAGAGGAACCGGATGAGCCGGCTGACTTGCTGAGATTTACAATAATCGGTAAACCTAATGTTGGCAAATCCAGTATATTAAACAAAATACTGGGAAAGGGAAGGGTTATAGTAACTAAAATACCGGGGACAACAAGGGATGCTGTGGATACATATTTCACTTTTGAAGATAAAGATTATGTCCTGACGGATACGGCGGGCATCCGTAAAAAATCTGTCATGTTTAAGGACGCTGTGGAGAAAATCGGATATTACAGGGGGATGGATGCCCTTGAGCGTTCAGATATTGCCATTGCAATTCTCGATGCCGTTCAAGGGGTTACCGAGAGGGATGTGAAAATTATAGCGGATGCTGTTGATATGGGGCGCCCCGTCATTATTGTTTTTAACAAGTGGGATTTAATAAAAGAGGATAAAAAGAAGACAGCAAGGAATCTGCAGTTTCAGGTGAAGGACAGGATTAAATTTATCACCAACCCTCCGATAATTTTTACTTCAGCTTTTACGGGAAACCGTCTGGACAATATATTTAAGTATGCTCAGACGTTGTATAAAGAGTATTCAAAAAGAATAAAAACCGCTGAGCTTAATAAACTTTTACAGTTTGCACAGGAGAGGCATCAACCGCCTGTTGTAAGTAACAGAAGACTAAAATTTTTCTATATGACACAGGTAGATGTGAAACCGCCCTATTTTGTAATATTTGTAAACTATCCTGAAGCTGTACATTTTTCCTATAAACGCTATATTCTTAACCTGATAAGAGAAGCATACGGTTTTGACGGTATCCCTCTTAGAATAGGAATCAGAAAAAGGAAAGGCAGGGATGAAAAATAGTATTAAATTATATGAATATTAAGTTTTTATATTGAAAAAATGCAGCTATAAGTTATTATTGATGTAAATTCAGTTTCGCACTTCGCTGTGTCATTGCGAAACTGAGCACTTAAGAATTTAAGTGCTCGCTTGTGGCAATCTCAAAATAATAATAAACGAGAGATTGCTTCGTCTACGCCCACGGGCGTACCCTCGCAAAGACTTGCAATAGGTACATGTGCGAAACTTGAAGAAGTGAATTGATATCTGATGATTTTGGAGGAAATTTATGGTTAAGTCGCTGTTATATAAGAAAGTATTAGTTTTTTATGTTGTTCTGGCATCTTTGCTTTTGGTTTCATGTGAGTCAGCACAGAATAAAAATGACAGCAGAAGTTCTGCAATCTCATCAGAGGAAGTCGAAGATTTCAAGA
This genomic interval carries:
- a CDS encoding GGDEF domain-containing response regulator; translated protein: MKKYILIADPSKVSRFVLENYLKGKYKILTANSYSEAKDILDEFLPSLVIISYELQDGVGLDLCEYMQKRKKFRSVPVIVLTSNENDETLKFKAFGAGAIDFLEKSKVNEDFVKYVDEIVEIISISDISGSSAWIVDNDIAETQFLENILKSTGITVSTFSEPSELLKNLKNNTPDIIIADLFMKKMDGMELTKELRHKNSLKNVPILILASSRESSFMRTLLLHGANDYILKPFSAEEAILRVTSNIKTKKLYDDLEKTNRQLFKKATTDSLTGLYNRRFFMEQLEHVNYNAGRYGHSFGVALWDIDHFKNINDRHGHDVGDRVLIKLTEAIKNSVRKSDIIGRFGGEEFICIFPGQKEADMPAIVSKLLEAARNLNIKEDCKQIPVTISIGAVFCKNTSENLDNIIKNIDNLMYRAKSDGRNKGYISIGKKIIEVT
- the gltX gene encoding glutamate--tRNA ligase, with protein sequence MSTRVRFAPSPTGHLHVGNARTALFNYLYAASKKGKFILRIEDTDLQRSSMENEEMIYEDMKWLGFYWDEGPRKGGEYGPYRQTERFDLYKKYADKLLENGYAYKCFCSKEELEKEKEKALAEGRPPRYSGKCRNLSEGEIEKLENRGIKPSIRFRVNKENVLVSDEIRGDIDFKTDSFGDFIIVRPDGTPVYNFVVVIDDALMNISHVIRGDDHLSNTPKQVLMFEAMGFDIPKFAHIPMILGPDHSKLSKRHGVTSINAFRDQGYLSEALFNYLALLSWSDENEREILSSEELAEVFSLERVSKSAAVFDFEKLKWMNGIYIRNLDEDDFFERVKPFIVKSGTTDIHYIDENSERVKQMALSVRDNLDLLSDIGDYLKIYFEYPETFDEEASEILSWETTPVVINMLKEEVEKAEEIDGVKYKEIVKKIQKEKKIKGKPLFMAIRVGLSGKTKGPEVDKLATLLDKDEVLKRLARVSAHFSE
- the der gene encoding ribosome biogenesis GTPase Der, coding for MLKVGIIGRPNVGKSTLFNKITGSRSAIVNDMPGVTRDRLEKVTEWLGVRFTVVDSAGFDLKEEIIKKEMQQQFFTLLDEVDVCLLMVDVTEGVHSLDEIVCNLLREKGKTFFLVVNKVDSEKREYLASEFYRLGVSEMFLISSEHGRNVDMLLDRILDEAQKYEQEEEPDEPADLLRFTIIGKPNVGKSSILNKILGKGRVIVTKIPGTTRDAVDTYFTFEDKDYVLTDTAGIRKKSVMFKDAVEKIGYYRGMDALERSDIAIAILDAVQGVTERDVKIIADAVDMGRPVIIVFNKWDLIKEDKKKTARNLQFQVKDRIKFITNPPIIFTSAFTGNRLDNIFKYAQTLYKEYSKRIKTAELNKLLQFAQERHQPPVVSNRRLKFFYMTQVDVKPPYFVIFVNYPEAVHFSYKRYILNLIREAYGFDGIPLRIGIRKRKGRDEK